The genomic region TTCCTGGATTAGCCAGCATATGCGTCACACCTAAAGGAATATAAGTAGACTGGTTTTCAGAAACAAGGAACTCCTCATCTCCTCTTGTTACCTTCGCTGTACCGGTCACCACAATCCAGTGCTCGGCTCTATGGTGATGCATTTGAAGAGATAACGTAGCACCTGGATTCACTACAATACGTTTTACTTGGAACCGTGCCCCCATATCAATACTGTCATACCAGCCCCAGGGGCGGTGAACCTTGCGGTGAGTCTTGGCCTCGGGCCTTTTCTGGACCTTAAGCTGCTCCACGATTTTTTTCACATCCTGAGTTTTACTTTTATCTATAACTAGCACCGCATCTGCTGTCTCAATCACCGCGATGTTTTGCAGACCCACACATGCAAGCAGCCTACCTGAAGACACAGCTAGAGTATTCGAGCAATCATTGAACAGCACATCTCCTAAATGGGAGTTACCCGCGTTATCCTGCGGCAAAATTTTCCCGAATGAATCCCAGGCCCCAACATCTGACCAGCCGGCATTCAGGGGGATGACTATGCCTGCAGGCAGATTATCGGCACCACGAGCGACATGCTCCATCACCGCATAGTCTATAGAATCGCTAGGTACCTGTTGAAATTTAAGCTTGTCCACCCGAACAAAATCGCCATCGCGTTGTTGACCATCCCAAGCCTGCTTACATGAAGATAAGATATCTGGACGAGTCTTAGCAATCGCATTCAGCCATACCGTGGCACGCATCATGAACAGACCGCTGTTCCAGAAATAATTCCCACTTACTACATATTGCTGAGCAGTAGCCTCATCAGGCTTCTCAACAAACTGCTCAATACTGAAAGCAGAACCGAAACCTTCCAGCACTGCGCCTGACTTGATATAACCATAGCCAGTTTCTGCCCTATCGGGCACGATACCGAAGGTGACGATCTTACCAGCAGCGGCATGTTCAGCCCCTGTCCTCACGGTATCCTGAAAGTCTTGCACATTGATAATAGCGTGATCGGCGGGCATGACAAGTAAGATTGGATCCTGGCCGTGGCTGGCAGCCTCTAAGGCAGCCAAGGTGAGCGCAGGGGCAGTGTTCTTGCCTACAGGCTCAAGGAGAATAGATCCACGCCTTCCCATCATCCGCAATTGCTCAGCGATAACAAAGCGATATTCTTCATTACATACCAGAATTGGAGAACACTCGGTTCCAATGAGTGGATCGACCCTGCGTAATGTCGACTGAAGTAAAGAATCATTATCAAGCAATGTCAGCAATTGCTTGGGATAGTTTTCTCGAGAAAGAGGCCACAACCTTGTGCCAGAGCCACCTGATAAAATCACGGCTTGAATCTGCATAATTTTCTCACTGGATAGAAATATAAAGGGAAAGAAATAGGCACAGTATCTAATTACTTATTTGGCAAAAACCTTGTCAGCAAGGCCTCATATTGCTGCAACACTGAGTCCCAGGTAAATAAGGTATCGTATTGAGCCAAGCTACCGGCTCTCATCTCACGTAACCGAACTTCATCATTAAGAAGCTCATCAAGAGTGATTTCGCAGTCCTTTTCACCAGAAAAGTAGGCCGCCTTATCTCCAGCGACCCAGCGGTTAAAACGGTTATCGTGCGCCAATACTGCATTACCAGCCCCTAGTGCCTCCACCAAAGAAGGATTGGTGCCGCCAACTTGGTGGCCGTGAATATATAATCTTGAGAAATACCGTAAAGATTCGACCACGTGTTTATCATAAATTGCGCCAGGAAAAAGCACCTCGTCTGAGCCGGCAGCTTTAACCGCGACCTGATAAGCATGGTCAGGGTTATATTTTCCTAGCACTACAAGCCTCATGCCTCGAGGTTTAGCGGACCAGGCTTTCACCACCTCTAAAATAGAATTTTCAGGCTCTGCACGAGCAATTAAGATCGCATAACTGAAAGGCTTAAGTCCATATTCCTCCAAAACGGCCTGATTCGCCTCAATCACTTTATCTGCGCCGTATGGAATCATTGTGATCTTGCTAGGCCTGACTCTTGTTTCCAGATGACGCGCAATTTGCGGATGATCAGCAATCAGATGATTGCCTAAAATTGAACCAGCCCAATCATTAATCCAGAACCAGAGTTTAGCAACTGCCCCCCATTTTTTCCGATGCCACTCGATTCCATCCATATTAATTAGATTAGTTATTCCTTTAGTTCTATAGAGCCCACAGAATAAAGCAGTGTTATACCCAAGAGTTAAAATAAGATGATAAGTATTTGAAGCATGAATCGTTGACTTCCAATCAAAAAGAATAGTGCCTAAAGAACCCTGGATAGATATCGGAATATTTACTCGCTTTATACCATTCCACATATCCTCATACATAGGCCCATTACCATCTACTTGGCAATAAACTGTTACTTTCCACCCTTTTCTTTCAAGATAAATAGCCAAATGCTCTGCAAATGTTTCAAAGCCACCATGCGCAGCCGGAATTCCTCTGGTTCCTAATATTGCTATTTTCTTATGCATACAAATACAAACTCATGTTAAATGTGATTCTAATATTTCTTATTTTTATTAAAATTTTTCATCAAAAGCTGAAGTACAGGAACATTGTTTTGACGTTCGACAATAGCATCATTCTTGAATATACTATCTGGCATTTCCGCATCCCATCCGCTATATTCTCTATAGCTATGATATGTCCATGACCATTTCTCTTGCTCAAAGCGCTCAACTACATCTGTCAAGTAACGTAACCTCGAACCAGACGGAGCCCACCGAATAATGCTAAATTCACCGATATAAAGAGGAACATTATATTTATTAGCCCAATTACGAGCAATGTCTAGTCGATTATTTAGGTATTCTTTATCCCACTTTTCACTGGGATATATATATGCATGTGGGTATGCCGCCAATCCTTGATGAGTAAGTTCTTGGGGAGAATAAAAATGAAAGCTGTAAACTATATTATTAAATGGAACAGGAGTAAACTGCTCCAAACTAGAAGCCAGCCCCCAAGGACTAGGTTCCAGAAAAATTATATGATTTTCATCTACTTTACGTATGGCAGTAATCAATTCAGTAGCATACTTTTCCCATACTGATCCAGGCCTAACAACAGGCTCATTAATCAGGTCAAACCCTGCCACCACAGTCTCATTTTTGTATCTTTTAGCAATAGTTACCCAGTTATTCTTAATGCTTTCTCGTAATTGTTGATTATTCCAGTAGATCGCCTGATCTCCAGCAGGTTTAGGATCAAAAG from Methylobacillus flagellatus KT harbors:
- a CDS encoding DUF1972 domain-containing protein, coding for MHKKIAILGTRGIPAAHGGFETFAEHLAIYLERKGWKVTVYCQVDGNGPMYEDMWNGIKRVNIPISIQGSLGTILFDWKSTIHASNTYHLILTLGYNTALFCGLYRTKGITNLINMDGIEWHRKKWGAVAKLWFWINDWAGSILGNHLIADHPQIARHLETRVRPSKITMIPYGADKVIEANQAVLEEYGLKPFSYAILIARAEPENSILEVVKAWSAKPRGMRLVVLGKYNPDHAYQVAVKAAGSDEVLFPGAIYDKHVVESLRYFSRLYIHGHQVGGTNPSLVEALGAGNAVLAHDNRFNRWVAGDKAAYFSGEKDCEITLDELLNDEVRLREMRAGSLAQYDTLFTWDSVLQQYEALLTRFLPNK
- a CDS encoding mannose-1-phosphate guanylyltransferase/mannose-6-phosphate isomerase, whose amino-acid sequence is MQIQAVILSGGSGTRLWPLSRENYPKQLLTLLDNDSLLQSTLRRVDPLIGTECSPILVCNEEYRFVIAEQLRMMGRRGSILLEPVGKNTAPALTLAALEAASHGQDPILLVMPADHAIINVQDFQDTVRTGAEHAAAGKIVTFGIVPDRAETGYGYIKSGAVLEGFGSAFSIEQFVEKPDEATAQQYVVSGNYFWNSGLFMMRATVWLNAIAKTRPDILSSCKQAWDGQQRDGDFVRVDKLKFQQVPSDSIDYAVMEHVARGADNLPAGIVIPLNAGWSDVGAWDSFGKILPQDNAGNSHLGDVLFNDCSNTLAVSSGRLLACVGLQNIAVIETADAVLVIDKSKTQDVKKIVEQLKVQKRPEAKTHRKVHRPWGWYDSIDMGARFQVKRIVVNPGATLSLQMHHHRAEHWIVVTGTAKVTRGDEEFLVSENQSTYIPLGVTHMLANPGKLPLEMIEVQSGAYLGEDDIVRFNDQYGRS